A region from the Geobacter benzoatilyticus genome encodes:
- a CDS encoding PEP-CTERM sorting domain-containing protein — translation MSLPCGAAYATSYSYLDISQTYYDTDYVSGTIPLPTYPSETLTDSYDSKQVISTGEAKYSMGRTYESATSSVSYNNYPVLVPGGGAVGISVGPGHSATFGYGYVDAAHRIMRQSASVISNGAQFSESWTRGDMQNSFTVLPGTSGLAYGDTAKIRLDVRLDGRLTATGTSWPGNGDAFSHLLAGLTIVDPLLKIDTGEGWYTPRIVSFGADADLEAGEVYQPYWGESYSSYWSASWGAYTNTGIDMSGDYDDYYETTDNNREVTNSYNFDTGLLQLEFDAIVGHTLDLRAYMDVFSFASGNATALTDFSSTFGPGIIDTNGTGVLIDWDVVAPQQVPGTVPEPSTFLLLGAGLAGVFCYRKKAKKS, via the coding sequence ATGTCGTTGCCCTGTGGTGCCGCTTACGCCACCTCTTATTCCTACCTGGATATATCGCAGACCTACTATGACACGGATTACGTGTCAGGTACGATTCCGCTTCCCACGTATCCTTCGGAGACGCTCACCGATTCCTATGACTCGAAACAGGTTATCAGCACCGGTGAGGCCAAGTACTCCATGGGGCGGACCTATGAGTCCGCGACCTCTTCGGTGAGTTACAACAATTATCCGGTGCTGGTTCCCGGAGGCGGTGCGGTCGGCATTTCTGTCGGCCCGGGCCATTCCGCCACCTTCGGCTATGGCTATGTCGATGCCGCGCACCGGATTATGCGCCAGAGCGCTTCCGTCATCTCGAACGGGGCGCAGTTCTCCGAATCGTGGACCAGGGGAGATATGCAGAACAGCTTCACGGTGCTTCCGGGCACTTCGGGCCTGGCGTATGGCGACACTGCCAAGATACGCCTCGACGTCCGTCTCGACGGGAGGCTTACCGCCACGGGAACGAGCTGGCCCGGCAATGGCGACGCTTTTTCCCATCTGCTGGCGGGCCTCACGATTGTCGATCCGCTGCTGAAGATCGATACCGGTGAAGGCTGGTACACTCCCCGAATCGTTTCCTTCGGGGCCGATGCCGATCTTGAGGCGGGAGAGGTCTATCAGCCGTATTGGGGGGAATCGTATTCAAGCTACTGGTCGGCCAGTTGGGGAGCCTACACCAACACCGGTATAGATATGTCGGGTGATTATGATGACTATTACGAAACCACGGACAACAATCGGGAAGTGACCAACTCGTACAACTTCGATACCGGCCTGCTGCAGCTGGAGTTTGACGCCATTGTCGGGCACACCCTTGATTTGAGGGCCTATATGGATGTATTCAGCTTTGCTTCCGGAAATGCCACGGCGTTGACGGACTTTTCCTCAACGTTCGGCCCCGGTATTATCGACACCAACGGGACAGGGGTGCTGATTGACTGGGATGTTGTCGCTCCGCAACAAGTTCCCGGCACGGTTCCCGAACCCTCGACATTCCTGCTCCTGGGGGCCGGGCTCGCCGGAGTGTTCTGTTACAGGAAAAAAGCAAAGAAAAGCTGA